In Massilia violaceinigra, one DNA window encodes the following:
- a CDS encoding response regulator, protein MNELEGLTALIVEPHAGMRASIHNMLTLCGLTRIDHAGSSNAAIKHLGLKAFDVVLCEYDLDGGQDGQQLLEDLRHHKLMTMSTMFIMVTAEGNYSKVVSAAELAPTDYILKPFTADLLLERIGRALDKRNVFMPVYQLMDSGNQREAIDACAEGMRLHPRYAVDFLRLRAELHMFLGEPELAEPIYQQLFDAKAIAWARLGLAKTLFMRERFDEAKEILTSLVDSNKKFVDAYDWLARTHAAVGELEQSQAVLSDAVAVSPHAVRRLRKLGEVALETGDTETAEKVLKQVVSKAKYSTFRDPEDHVKLVQTLVKKGDPVQAAAVIRDLDKSMGGQKNTAVCSAISSAMVHEYTGNDARLEESLTAALEGCRITSGLSPEVKMELARNCLQNNMEQGAAEVMSDVMRNAANGAVMAKAMAVFEQAGRTDLALSVAHESRQAVVDLVAAGAAKANEGDYRGSVELMVEAVGKLPDNPQVVFNAAVAVLKCLENVGWDERLAQDALGLIDNVRRLDPVNPKLPALAGLHQQILTKYGKGVRRKAGAPA, encoded by the coding sequence ATGAACGAACTTGAGGGACTGACCGCGTTGATTGTCGAGCCGCATGCGGGCATGCGCGCGAGCATCCACAACATGCTGACCCTGTGCGGGCTGACCAGGATCGACCATGCGGGCAGTTCCAACGCCGCCATCAAGCACCTGGGCCTCAAAGCGTTCGACGTGGTGCTGTGCGAGTACGACCTCGACGGTGGCCAGGATGGCCAGCAATTGCTGGAAGACTTGCGCCACCATAAGCTGATGACCATGTCGACCATGTTCATCATGGTCACGGCGGAAGGCAATTACAGCAAGGTGGTCAGCGCGGCCGAACTGGCGCCCACCGATTACATCCTCAAGCCGTTTACCGCCGACCTGCTGCTCGAGCGTATCGGGCGCGCGCTCGACAAGCGCAATGTGTTCATGCCGGTCTATCAACTGATGGATTCGGGCAACCAGCGCGAGGCGATCGATGCCTGCGCCGAGGGCATGCGCCTGCACCCGCGCTACGCGGTCGATTTCCTGCGCCTGCGCGCCGAGCTGCACATGTTCCTGGGCGAGCCGGAGCTGGCCGAGCCGATCTACCAGCAACTGTTCGATGCCAAGGCGATCGCCTGGGCCCGGCTCGGCCTGGCCAAGACCCTGTTCATGCGCGAGCGCTTCGACGAAGCCAAGGAGATCCTGACCTCGCTGGTCGACAGCAACAAGAAATTCGTCGATGCCTACGACTGGCTGGCGCGCACGCATGCCGCCGTGGGCGAACTGGAGCAGTCGCAGGCGGTCCTGAGCGATGCGGTGGCGGTGTCGCCGCACGCGGTGCGGCGCTTGCGCAAGCTGGGCGAGGTGGCGCTGGAAACGGGCGACACCGAGACCGCCGAAAAAGTGCTCAAGCAAGTGGTGAGCAAGGCCAAGTATTCGACCTTCCGCGACCCGGAAGACCACGTCAAGCTGGTCCAGACCTTGGTGAAGAAGGGCGATCCGGTGCAGGCGGCGGCCGTGATCCGCGACCTCGACAAGTCGATGGGCGGGCAGAAGAATACGGCCGTGTGCAGCGCCATTTCGTCCGCCATGGTGCATGAGTACACCGGCAACGATGCGCGCCTGGAAGAGTCGCTCACGGCGGCGCTGGAAGGTTGCCGCATCACCAGCGGGCTGTCGCCCGAGGTCAAGATGGAGCTTGCCCGCAATTGTTTGCAAAACAATATGGAGCAGGGCGCGGCCGAAGTCATGAGCGATGTGATGCGCAACGCCGCCAACGGCGCCGTCATGGCCAAGGCGATGGCGGTGTTCGAGCAGGCCGGACGCACCGACCTGGCCCTGAGCGTGGCGCACGAGAGCCGCCAGGCCGTGGTCGACCTGGTGGCGGCCGGCGCGGCCAAGGCCAACGAGGGCGATTACCGCGGTTCGGTCGAGCTGATGGTCGAGGCGGTCGGCAAGCTGCCGGACAATCCGCAAGTGGTATTCAATGCCGCCGTCGCCGTGCTCAAGTGCCTGGAAAACGTCGGCTGGGACGAACGGCTGGCCCAGGATGCGCTGGGGCTGATCGACAATGTGCGCCGGCTCGACCCGGTCAATCCGAAATTGCCGGCCCTGGCCGGCCTGCATCAGCAGATCCT
- a CDS encoding DUF3369 domain-containing protein, giving the protein MTDPTDASDDNWLLDEDDESGATASAAAIDQRLWRVLIVDDDVDVHAVTRLALRNVAFKGRELELFSAYSGAEGYRILRDTTDIALVLLDVVMETDDAGLILARRIREELNNQIVRVVLRTGQPGQAPEQRVIIEYDINDYKAKTELTTQKLFTTVISALRAYESLMMLERSRIGLGKILAGATNLYQIHSLREFASGVLNQVSAILDVGADGVLCVMSAETGGPTVVAATGSYTSLADSEALPADHPLMPAIVKAFREKQSQFEHPVNVLYIHTQEERQLCISVTPPWPLAPIQRDLLEVFCQRIAAAFDNLYMFGQLRKAQEATVVALADLAEFRDHGTGGHVRRVQDISSRIAQRMKQDGVDDPGLTPQLLEMIGLASILHDVGKVSTPDQVLLKPAAHTPEERRVMQSHAEIGRSILERAASMVDGVSYLTYGAQIAGAHHEHFDGAGYPEGLQGRAIPLAARIVAVVDVYDALLHRRPYKEPWPYPDVVSYIAERSGTQFDPEVVTALLDIIRTSPPEPVDADD; this is encoded by the coding sequence ATGACCGACCCCACAGATGCATCGGACGATAACTGGCTGCTCGACGAAGACGACGAGAGCGGCGCGACCGCCAGTGCCGCGGCGATCGACCAGCGCCTGTGGCGCGTGCTGATCGTCGACGACGACGTCGACGTGCACGCCGTCACCCGGCTGGCGCTGCGCAACGTGGCCTTCAAGGGCCGCGAACTCGAACTGTTTTCCGCCTACAGCGGGGCCGAGGGCTACCGCATCCTGCGCGACACGACCGACATCGCCCTGGTGCTGCTCGACGTGGTCATGGAAACCGACGACGCCGGCCTGATCCTGGCGCGCCGCATCCGCGAGGAATTGAACAACCAGATCGTGCGCGTGGTGCTGCGCACCGGCCAGCCGGGCCAGGCGCCCGAGCAGCGCGTGATCATCGAATACGACATCAACGATTACAAGGCCAAGACCGAGCTGACCACGCAAAAGCTGTTCACCACCGTGATTTCGGCGCTGCGCGCCTACGAGAGCCTGATGATGCTCGAACGCAGCCGCATCGGCCTGGGCAAGATCCTGGCCGGCGCCACCAATCTGTACCAGATCCATTCGCTGCGCGAATTCGCCTCGGGCGTGCTCAACCAGGTCAGCGCGATCCTCGACGTCGGCGCCGACGGCGTGCTGTGCGTGATGTCGGCCGAGACCGGCGGACCGACCGTGGTGGCCGCCACCGGCAGCTATACCTCCCTGGCCGACAGCGAAGCGCTGCCGGCCGATCATCCTTTGATGCCGGCGATTGTCAAGGCGTTCCGCGAAAAGCAGAGCCAGTTCGAGCATCCGGTCAATGTGTTGTACATCCACACCCAGGAAGAGCGCCAGCTGTGCATTTCGGTCACGCCGCCGTGGCCGCTGGCGCCGATCCAGCGCGACTTGCTGGAAGTGTTTTGCCAGCGCATCGCGGCCGCTTTCGACAATCTGTACATGTTCGGCCAGCTGCGCAAGGCGCAGGAAGCGACCGTGGTGGCGCTGGCCGACCTGGCCGAGTTCCGCGACCATGGCACCGGCGGCCATGTGCGGCGCGTGCAGGACATATCGTCGCGCATCGCGCAGCGCATGAAGCAGGATGGGGTGGACGATCCGGGCCTGACCCCGCAACTGCTGGAAATGATCGGCCTGGCCAGCATCCTGCATGACGTGGGCAAGGTGTCCACGCCCGACCAGGTCTTGCTCAAGCCGGCCGCGCACACGCCCGAGGAGCGGCGCGTGATGCAGAGCCATGCCGAAATCGGCCGCTCGATCCTGGAGCGCGCCGCCAGCATGGTCGACGGAGTCAGCTACCTGACCTACGGCGCCCAGATCGCCGGTGCCCACCACGAGCATTTCGACGGCGCCGGCTATCCCGAGGGCCTGCAGGGACGCGCCATTCCGCTGGCCGCGCGCATCGTGGCGGTGGTCGACGTGTACGATGCGCTGCTGCACCGGCGCCCGTACAAGGAACCGTGGCCGTATCCCGATGTGGTGAGTTACATCGCCGAGCGCAGCGGGACCCAGTTCGACCCCGAGGTGGTGACGGCGCTGCTCGACATCATCCGGACCAGCCCGCCTGAACCGGTCGACGCCGACGATTGA
- a CDS encoding chemotaxis protein CheW: MQVPSSTVAGGGPSGKDIAGHEFLAFTLGSEEYGIDILKVQEIRGYEAVTRIANAPEFIKGVINLRGIIIPVVDMRIKFNLGTPVYDQFTVVIILNISGRVMGMVVDSVSDVTTLTPEQVKPAPEMGTAFGSDYLIGLGTIDERMLILVDIDKLMSSSDMGLIESLAS, encoded by the coding sequence ATGCAAGTTCCTTCTTCGACTGTAGCCGGTGGCGGGCCATCCGGCAAGGATATCGCGGGCCACGAGTTTCTTGCGTTCACGCTCGGCTCGGAAGAATACGGGATCGACATCCTCAAGGTACAGGAAATCCGCGGCTATGAGGCGGTGACGCGGATTGCCAACGCACCCGAATTCATCAAGGGCGTGATCAACCTGCGCGGCATCATCATTCCCGTGGTCGACATGCGCATCAAGTTCAATCTCGGCACGCCCGTGTACGACCAGTTCACCGTGGTCATCATCCTCAATATTTCCGGGCGCGTGATGGGGATGGTGGTCGACAGCGTGAGCGACGTGACTACATTGACCCCCGAGCAAGTCAAGCCGGCGCCGGAAATGGGCACCGCGTTCGGCAGCGACTACCTGATCGGGCTGGGCACGATCGACGAACGCATGCTGATTCTGGTCGATATCGACAAACTGATGTCGTCGAGCGACATGGGGCTGATTGAGTCCTTGGCGAGCTGA